The Pseudoalteromonas ruthenica genome has a window encoding:
- a CDS encoding DUF5675 family protein, protein MILIAVIKQLSWPAGSFTSKRKREIYSSKRYPGVYELQGVPGRTKILIHAGNYHENTEGCLMPGKSWGVQADKHYYVGNSRKALSKIFSAISQSEQINVIITNEFDR, encoded by the coding sequence ATGATACTGATTGCGGTAATTAAACAACTCAGTTGGCCGGCGGGGAGTTTTACGAGTAAACGGAAACGTGAAATATACTCTTCAAAGAGGTATCCAGGTGTTTATGAGTTACAAGGAGTTCCTGGTCGAACAAAGATCCTGATTCATGCAGGTAATTACCATGAAAACACCGAGGGCTGCTTAATGCCTGGCAAATCATGGGGAGTTCAAGCTGACAAACACTATTATGTAGGTAATAGTAGAAAAGCACTGAGTAAGATCTTTTCTGCAATTTCACAGTCAGAGCAAATAAACGTTATTATCACTAATGAGTTCGATAGGTAG
- a CDS encoding DUF3185 family protein, producing MNGKILGIILIVVGVALVAWGYNVYDAVEAQLTRTFSGDTPIEAWIGMVGGAICVAVGVFKLK from the coding sequence ATGAATGGCAAAATTCTTGGCATTATTTTAATCGTGGTCGGTGTTGCCTTAGTTGCCTGGGGTTATAACGTTTATGACGCAGTTGAGGCTCAGCTAACCCGTACTTTTAGTGGCGATACCCCAATAGAGGCTTGGATTGGCATGGTCGGCGGTGCTATCTGCGTGGCTGTGGGTGTTTTTAAACTAAAATAA
- a CDS encoding LysE family translocator: protein MTLTVMFSLALFTLFVAITPGPNNLLLAGSGAQFGIRKTVSHLIGIRLGLSVMLLVCASGFSSILTTSPILAATLKYLGLGYMLWLALAMLRHQKIGNTPSNSSPFSVTQAALFQCVNIKSWTASMTVIASFSQSTHYWLSVACIITIFIIVGLFANLCWVWLGKKAAALLTTVKRTRIFYATLCVLTIMSMVPLVVT from the coding sequence ATGACCTTAACCGTTATGTTTTCTTTAGCCCTATTTACGCTTTTTGTTGCTATCACGCCAGGACCCAATAACCTGTTGCTCGCCGGCTCTGGCGCCCAGTTTGGGATACGTAAAACCGTGTCACATTTAATAGGCATTCGCTTGGGCCTGAGTGTCATGCTGCTAGTATGCGCCAGCGGTTTCAGCTCCATCCTAACAACAAGCCCCATACTGGCTGCCACACTAAAATATCTAGGGCTGGGGTATATGCTCTGGCTGGCTTTGGCAATGCTGCGTCACCAAAAAATAGGCAACACACCTAGCAATAGCAGTCCATTTTCTGTTACCCAGGCGGCGCTATTCCAATGTGTAAATATCAAATCCTGGACTGCCAGTATGACCGTCATTGCAAGCTTTAGCCAAAGCACTCACTATTGGCTGTCAGTCGCGTGTATTATCACCATATTTATCATCGTCGGGCTGTTCGCTAATCTTTGTTGGGTGTGGCTCGGTAAAAAGGCTGCGGCCCTACTGACGACCGTAAAGCGTACCCGAATCTTTTACGCCACCTTGTGCGTTCTGACCATTATGAGCATGGTGCCCTTGGTTGTAACCTAA
- a CDS encoding aminotransferase-like domain-containing protein, which translates to MLPQLHGRKGPKYKALAEAYADMIDNGEIKAGTKLPSQRILSYQLGVTVGTVTRAYQELSLLGKTLSVVGSGTYVKEALSADSYYHPLDSQQGIDLSLCRPLIVSQQQHLHNALQQMLGQPQAQSVILDYFSADGLCGHSDTLRQWLNQRWHSKLTPERVQWTYGGQHGLSVILQALTRSGDTVLTEGLCYGEFIHSCAQLERRLQPVAIDEQGLVAEDLLLQCQRHRPRLLYLTANVQNPTAVQLSAQRRLEIIDICRRFDVLIIEDGVMYCPPEQRQLPLASIAPDITVYVGSFSKYFAGGVRVGYLVLPANLRVPLLKALRSTCMHVSPILIDLICRWLCSGAMAEVDNHIAMELRARYRILAQHLERPADHVIQGFNYWLTLPPQHQAERVTKQLYELGVRVRSGQQFCVGGYGQANAIRLSLTGPKTRDELRAGLEIVRSCVR; encoded by the coding sequence GTGCTCCCGCAATTGCATGGGCGCAAGGGCCCAAAATATAAAGCGTTGGCTGAAGCCTACGCGGATATGATTGATAACGGTGAAATCAAAGCGGGAACTAAGCTTCCCTCACAGCGTATCCTTTCTTACCAATTAGGGGTTACCGTAGGCACGGTCACGCGCGCTTATCAGGAGCTGTCTTTATTAGGCAAAACGTTGTCAGTCGTGGGCAGCGGTACTTATGTTAAGGAAGCTCTCAGTGCTGACAGCTATTACCACCCCCTTGATTCTCAGCAGGGCATCGATCTGTCGCTGTGCCGACCACTGATCGTCAGTCAACAGCAGCACCTACATAACGCTTTGCAGCAGATGCTGGGACAACCACAAGCACAATCAGTCATCTTGGATTATTTCAGTGCCGATGGTTTGTGCGGCCACAGTGATACCTTGCGACAGTGGCTTAATCAGCGTTGGCATAGCAAGTTAACACCAGAGCGGGTGCAATGGACATATGGGGGCCAGCATGGTTTAAGCGTTATCCTCCAAGCTTTGACTCGCAGTGGCGATACGGTGCTCACTGAGGGGTTATGCTATGGGGAGTTTATTCATAGTTGTGCGCAACTAGAGCGCCGTCTTCAGCCCGTGGCGATAGACGAGCAGGGCTTGGTAGCAGAGGATTTATTACTGCAATGTCAGCGTCATCGGCCACGATTGCTATACCTTACTGCTAATGTTCAAAACCCAACGGCGGTGCAACTTAGTGCGCAACGTCGTCTGGAAATAATTGATATTTGCCGGCGCTTTGATGTATTGATCATTGAAGATGGCGTGATGTACTGCCCACCTGAACAGCGGCAGCTACCGCTCGCTAGCATTGCGCCTGATATTACTGTTTATGTTGGCAGCTTCTCTAAATACTTTGCCGGTGGTGTTCGTGTCGGCTATTTAGTGTTGCCAGCTAATTTACGGGTGCCGCTATTAAAAGCACTTCGCTCCACGTGTATGCATGTCAGTCCGATACTTATCGACCTTATTTGCCGCTGGCTATGTAGCGGTGCCATGGCGGAAGTTGATAACCACATTGCGATGGAACTGCGGGCTCGCTACCGGATTCTAGCGCAACATCTAGAGCGCCCTGCAGATCATGTTATCCAGGGCTTCAATTATTGGTTAACACTACCGCCACAGCATCAAGCCGAGCGGGTTACTAAACAATTATATGAGCTCGGAGTGAGGGTACGCTCGGGACAACAGTTTTGCGTTGGCGGTTATGGCCAGGCTAACGCCATTCGACTTTCGCTGACCGGGCCAAAAACCCGCGATGAGTTGCGTGCAGGGTTAGAAATCGTGCGCTCCTGTGTGCGTTAG
- a CDS encoding sugar MFS transporter → MALSMQQESAQAQPSSSGGNYRFALVALTSLFFMWGFITCLNDILIPYLKGTFELNYTQAMLVQFCFFSAYFIVSLPAGNLVGRIGYQKGIVLGLAVACVGCLLFYPAASSGVYALFLIALFVLAAGVTVLQVAANPYVSALGPQETAPARLTMTQAFNSLGTTVAPFFGSILIFTEGAEVIKGDASATQVPYLMLAGALLLLAGIFAKLTLPKLSGQTVGVDAVSGSAWRHRNLTLGALGIFVYVGAEVAIGSTLVNFFNQENIANMHEAQAAKYIAYYWGGAMVGRFIGALVMQKISGRTVLAFNAVSAFALVLISVFFDGYLAMWAILAVGLCNSVMFPTIFSLALNGLGKHTAQGSGILCLAIVGGAIIPLLQGMLADGIGLQWSFLLPALCYVYIAYYGLKGATPAVIESGK, encoded by the coding sequence GTGGCCCTATCCATGCAGCAAGAATCTGCGCAGGCGCAGCCATCGAGCAGCGGCGGCAATTACCGTTTTGCGCTGGTTGCACTGACCTCACTGTTTTTTATGTGGGGGTTCATTACCTGCCTCAACGACATTTTGATCCCCTACCTTAAAGGGACATTCGAGCTTAATTACACCCAAGCGATGCTGGTGCAGTTTTGCTTTTTTAGTGCCTATTTTATCGTCTCGCTTCCCGCCGGAAACTTAGTGGGGCGCATCGGCTATCAAAAAGGCATTGTCTTAGGTCTGGCTGTTGCCTGCGTTGGCTGTTTGTTGTTTTACCCGGCAGCAAGCAGTGGCGTTTATGCCCTATTTTTAATCGCGCTGTTCGTATTGGCTGCGGGTGTCACGGTGTTACAGGTGGCGGCCAACCCCTATGTCAGCGCGTTAGGGCCGCAAGAGACTGCGCCGGCAAGGCTGACCATGACCCAAGCGTTCAACTCATTGGGCACCACAGTGGCGCCGTTTTTTGGCTCAATCCTTATTTTTACAGAGGGCGCTGAAGTCATAAAAGGAGACGCATCGGCAACGCAGGTCCCTTATCTTATGCTCGCCGGCGCACTGCTGTTACTAGCAGGTATTTTTGCCAAATTGACGCTGCCCAAGCTAAGCGGCCAAACAGTGGGAGTCGATGCCGTATCCGGGTCAGCATGGCGTCATCGTAACCTGACCTTAGGCGCACTTGGCATCTTTGTTTATGTCGGCGCTGAAGTGGCTATTGGCAGTACCTTAGTGAACTTTTTCAACCAGGAAAACATCGCCAATATGCATGAAGCGCAAGCGGCAAAATACATTGCCTATTATTGGGGCGGCGCCATGGTGGGACGTTTCATCGGCGCCTTAGTGATGCAAAAAATCTCCGGTCGCACAGTCCTTGCGTTTAACGCCGTCAGTGCCTTTGCTCTGGTACTCATTTCAGTGTTTTTCGATGGCTACTTGGCAATGTGGGCCATTCTTGCCGTTGGTTTATGCAATTCAGTGATGTTCCCCACTATTTTTAGTTTGGCGCTCAATGGTCTGGGCAAGCATACCGCGCAAGGCTCGGGTATTTTGTGTCTGGCCATTGTCGGTGGCGCCATTATTCCGTTGCTGCAAGGCATGCTTGCTGATGGGATTGGGCTACAATGGTCATTCCTGTTGCCAGCACTATGTTATGTGTACATTGCCTACTATGGTCTCAAGGGCGCGACTCCCGCCGTTATCGAATCAGGAAAATAA
- a CDS encoding methyltransferase family protein codes for MFYTLRIVLLKRKHGEELIFPGQAYCGDWWNHMTFRVFRITIWLVCLIRWPWPQADSYLGILQPLYQNSVVVIIGTVLMTGGFVSTALINLNLNRHWRSGIDRQGPQLLQTQGVYSISRNPMFVGVGIAQLGFFMALPSAFSLLCLIVGWLTLYRQTQAEEAHLCSVFGERYRTYQRQVRRWI; via the coding sequence GTGTTTTACACATTGCGCATCGTGCTTTTAAAGCGCAAACATGGCGAAGAGTTGATTTTTCCTGGGCAAGCCTATTGTGGCGACTGGTGGAATCACATGACCTTTCGGGTGTTTCGCATCACTATTTGGTTAGTGTGCCTGATCCGCTGGCCTTGGCCGCAAGCGGATAGCTATCTTGGAATTTTGCAACCGCTATATCAAAACAGTGTTGTTGTTATCATCGGCACCGTATTGATGACCGGCGGTTTTGTGAGTACGGCGCTGATTAACCTAAACCTTAATCGTCACTGGCGCAGTGGTATTGACCGCCAAGGGCCGCAGCTGCTGCAAACCCAAGGGGTTTATAGCATCTCCCGTAACCCTATGTTTGTTGGGGTTGGCATAGCGCAGCTAGGCTTTTTTATGGCTTTGCCTTCGGCGTTTTCACTGTTGTGTCTTATTGTCGGTTGGCTCACTTTGTATCGACAAACCCAGGCTGAAGAGGCGCATTTATGTTCAGTATTCGGTGAGCGTTACCGAACTTATCAACGCCAAGTGCGGCGTTGGATATAA
- a CDS encoding glycoside hydrolase family 3 protein, which produces MTGKIKYLAVSVAALVLSACSEQPHTSGSVATPINNDAIWPKSESTVAEHHDVEAQVEKILAGMTLEQKIAQMIQPEIRDISVEDMRRYGFGSYLNGGGAFPNNDKHAKVSDWVALAEKMYQASVDDSLDGSTIPTMWGTDAVHGHNNVIGATLFPHNIGLGAANNPELIEKIARITAKEVLATGIDWVFAPTVAAVRDDRWGRTYEGYSEDPEIIRDYAHAIVTGLQGKPGEGFLGEGQVISTVKHFVGDGGTVNGDDQGDNISSEEQLFNIHAGGYVGGLNAGAQSVMASFNSWHGEKIHGSKYLLTEVLKEKMGFDGFVVGDWNGHGQVKGCSNDSCAQSINAGLDIFMVPGDWKALYNNTLAQVKSGEIATSRIDDAVRRILRVKLRAGLFSKPSPAQRQYANNTDLIGQQAHREVARQAVRESLVLLKNKGQLLPLKRQQRVLVAGDAADNIGKQSGGWTITWQGTNNENKDFPGGSSIWDGIQAQVTQGGGQAVLSVDGSYQQKPDVAIVVFGEDPYAEGHGDRATLEYQSGDKRDLALLKRLKQQGIAVVSVFISGRPMWVNPELNASDAFVAAWLPGSEGQAVADVLFRDAQDQVQYDFSGRLSYSWPKTPTQIVNRGDSDYQPLLSYGFGLSYGDDNVLSDELNEHVSTEGAQQHDVALFTGTVQKPWQMALYSGEQVLPVSANTHTLGALSYRTIDKQVQEDARKLSFDGSARAGMRLASESYFREDLQAKLGSEAVLSMQVMVEQAPNAAVKVIMNCESEGDTPGACHSEVDISEQLRTLPANTWQALSIDSQCFTKQGFKLAHTVVPFELTTQGKLIVSVADIRLQKKTDKGATISCP; this is translated from the coding sequence ATGACAGGTAAAATAAAATATCTAGCCGTCAGCGTGGCGGCATTGGTACTCAGTGCTTGCTCTGAGCAACCACACACCAGTGGCTCAGTCGCTACACCAATCAATAACGACGCTATCTGGCCAAAAAGCGAAAGCACCGTGGCTGAACATCACGATGTGGAAGCGCAAGTTGAAAAGATTTTGGCGGGTATGACGCTGGAACAAAAAATCGCGCAGATGATCCAACCAGAGATCCGCGATATCAGCGTTGAAGACATGCGTCGCTACGGGTTTGGCTCTTACCTCAATGGTGGCGGTGCCTTCCCCAATAACGACAAGCACGCCAAGGTCAGTGATTGGGTTGCACTCGCTGAAAAAATGTATCAGGCCTCTGTCGATGACTCACTTGATGGCAGCACCATACCGACGATGTGGGGAACCGATGCAGTGCATGGTCATAATAATGTGATTGGTGCGACCTTGTTCCCGCATAACATTGGTCTGGGCGCCGCTAATAATCCTGAACTCATAGAAAAGATTGCCCGCATCACCGCCAAAGAGGTGCTGGCAACGGGTATCGATTGGGTCTTTGCGCCAACGGTAGCGGCCGTGCGAGATGATCGCTGGGGCCGCACCTATGAAGGTTACTCGGAAGACCCTGAAATAATTCGTGACTACGCCCATGCGATTGTCACTGGCTTACAAGGCAAACCGGGCGAGGGCTTTTTGGGTGAAGGCCAAGTGATCAGCACAGTAAAGCACTTTGTTGGCGATGGCGGCACCGTTAACGGCGACGACCAGGGCGATAACATCAGCTCTGAAGAGCAGCTCTTTAACATTCATGCTGGCGGCTATGTTGGCGGTTTAAACGCTGGGGCGCAATCGGTGATGGCCTCTTTTAATAGTTGGCATGGCGAAAAAATTCATGGCAGCAAATATCTGCTTACTGAAGTACTAAAAGAAAAGATGGGCTTTGATGGCTTTGTTGTCGGAGACTGGAATGGTCACGGCCAAGTAAAGGGCTGTAGTAACGACAGCTGCGCTCAATCAATCAATGCCGGACTGGATATCTTTATGGTGCCTGGTGATTGGAAAGCATTGTACAACAACACCTTAGCACAGGTAAAAAGTGGCGAAATTGCCACCAGCCGGATCGATGATGCGGTGCGTCGCATCCTTCGGGTAAAGCTGCGGGCCGGATTATTTTCCAAGCCTAGCCCAGCTCAACGCCAATACGCCAATAACACCGATTTGATTGGCCAGCAAGCGCACCGCGAGGTAGCACGTCAAGCGGTACGGGAATCGCTGGTGTTACTAAAGAACAAAGGCCAGTTGCTGCCATTAAAAAGGCAACAGCGGGTGCTCGTTGCTGGCGACGCTGCCGACAATATCGGTAAGCAGTCTGGGGGGTGGACCATCACTTGGCAGGGCACAAACAACGAGAATAAAGACTTTCCAGGCGGCTCGTCTATTTGGGATGGAATCCAAGCTCAAGTTACACAAGGTGGTGGGCAGGCCGTGCTCAGTGTTGATGGTAGCTACCAACAAAAGCCTGATGTGGCCATTGTGGTGTTTGGCGAAGACCCCTATGCCGAGGGTCATGGCGACCGTGCAACACTGGAGTACCAGAGCGGCGATAAGCGCGATCTAGCGCTGCTTAAACGCCTCAAACAACAAGGCATTGCCGTCGTTTCAGTGTTTATCAGTGGCCGACCTATGTGGGTCAACCCCGAGCTCAATGCCTCTGATGCTTTCGTAGCTGCTTGGCTACCGGGCTCGGAAGGCCAAGCGGTGGCCGATGTGCTGTTTCGCGATGCTCAAGACCAAGTGCAATACGATTTTAGCGGTCGGTTGAGCTACTCCTGGCCAAAAACCCCCACACAGATTGTTAATCGCGGTGATAGCGATTATCAGCCCTTGCTATCTTATGGCTTTGGCCTCAGCTATGGCGATGACAACGTCTTAAGCGATGAGCTTAATGAGCACGTTAGCACTGAGGGCGCACAACAGCACGATGTTGCCCTATTCACTGGTACGGTGCAAAAACCGTGGCAGATGGCACTTTATTCTGGCGAACAAGTGCTCCCTGTCAGTGCCAATACTCACACTTTGGGCGCACTAAGCTATCGCACTATTGATAAACAAGTGCAAGAAGATGCCCGCAAATTAAGCTTTGATGGCAGCGCTCGCGCGGGCATGCGCCTAGCCAGCGAAAGCTATTTCCGCGAAGACTTACAAGCCAAGCTAGGCAGCGAGGCGGTGTTGAGCATGCAGGTCATGGTTGAACAAGCACCCAATGCTGCGGTGAAGGTGATCATGAATTGTGAGAGCGAAGGCGACACACCGGGCGCATGCCACAGCGAAGTCGATATCAGTGAGCAACTGCGTACCCTGCCCGCGAATACTTGGCAGGCACTCAGTATTGATAGTCAATGCTTTACTAAACAAGGGTTTAAACTTGCCCACACCGTAGTGCCGTTTGAGCTTACGACGCAAGGCAAGTTGATAGTCAGCGTTGCCGATATTCGGCTGCAGAAAAAAACCGATAAAGGTGCAACCATCAGTTGCCCTTAA